The Chitinophaga pinensis DSM 2588 region CCTGTAGCAAATGCAGGCAGCGCACAGACGATCACCCTGCCGACCAATGTGGTCACCCTGGACGGTAAAGCTTCCAGTGATGCAGATGGATCTATCAGCAAATATGAATGGAAGAAAGTAAGTGGTCCTGCAAGTGGTACAATTGCGACGCCTGCTACTGTGAAGACAGCTATTACCGGACTGACAGCTGGTACTTATGTATTCTCACTGACAGTAACTGACAACAGGCAGGCAACCAGCACAGCGAATGTGACGGTGAAAGTAAATCCTGCGCCAAATAAAGCGCCTGTAGCCAATGCAGGTAGCGCACAGACGATCACCCTGCCAACCAATACGGTGACCCTGGATGGTAAAGCTTCCAGTGATGCAGATGGCTCCATTGCTAAATACGAATGGAAGAAAGTAAGCGGCCCTGCGACAGGTACGATTGCGACGCCGGCTACTGTGAAAACAGCGATTACCGGATTGACAGCGGGCACTTATGTCTTCTCATTGACTGTAACTGATAACAGCGGTGCTGTTGCTACGTCAAACGTAACCGTGACAGTCAACCCTGCGCCAAATAAAGCGCCTGTTGCGAATGCAGGCAGTGCAGTAACTATCACATTGCCAACCAGCACTGTCACCCTGGATGGTAAGGCTTCCAGCGATGCAGATGGCTCGATTGCCAAATATGCCTGGAAGAAAGTAAGCGGTCCGAACGGCGGTGCTATTACAACACCTGCTGCTGTGAAAACTACAATCACAGGTCTTACAGCAGGTACTTATGTATATGCGCTGACAGTAACTGATAATGACGGTGCATCTGCTACTGCAAATGTGACCATCACTGTGAAAGCGGCTCCGGCAGCCAATAAGAAACCTATAGCAAATGCAGGTCCGGATGTAACCATCACACTGCCTGAAAACTCCGCACTGCTGGATGGCTCCCTGTCAATGGATCCTGATGGTAAGATTGCGAAATACGAATGGTATAAAATAAGTGGTCCGAATGGTGGTACCATCAAAGTGAAAGATGCAGCTATCACTAATGCACAGTTACTGATTGAAGGTACTTATCTGTTGGCCCTGCAGGTAACAGACAACTCCGGCGCAACAGATATCGATACCATGAAACTGGTAGTAAAGGCAGCGCCACCTGCGGTAAATGCTCCGCCGGTAGCAAGAGCAGGAAACGATATCACGGTAAGACTGCCGGTAAATAGTGTGATCCTGAATGGTGCAGCCTCTTCTGATCCTGATGGTATTGTAACCAACTACCAGTGGCTGAAGATCTCCGGTAAAGATGTACACTTCTCGAATGCAACAGGTATTATCAACGTAGTATCTGGTCTGACGCCAGGTACATATGTGATCGAACTGCAGGTAACCGATAATAAGAATGCCAAAGCCAGTGACAGACTCACCATCACGGTGCTGGCAGCTGAAAACAGCGATGGTAAGCCACCTGTTGTGCTGACGCAAGGTGACCTGACCCTCAGATTGCCAAATGCAAGTATGAAGGCGGATGGCAGCAGGTCTTATGCGAATGGCACTAATATCAGCAGCTACGCATGGAAACAGGTGTATGGTCCGCTGCAGGCAACAATCGCAGCACCATCTGCTAAAGCAACGGATATCTCCGGTATGAACTTCCCGGGTAGCTATGTATTCGAACTGACGGTGACAGATGATAAGAAACAGAGCAGCCGTGCTACCTTCGAAGTGACTGTACTCGAACCAGGTGGAGATGCTTTTGTTCCTGAAATCACGACATATCCGAATCCGGTTGTTACCGCGCTTACCTTCAAACAGCGTATGAAGAACTCCAGTCAGGGTACGATTACGATCTTCAACATAGCCGGTAAAGCGATGAAGAGCTACAACCTGCCAGCCGGAGAGAACATACAGCAAACCCTTGATGTGTCTACGCTGCCGATCGGTACTTACATACTGCAGGTGATATACAAAAACAACAATTACAAGTGGAGCACCAAGTTTGTAAAGAGCGAATAAACGGGTCCTCACCTCAGCCAATTATAGTGCGCAATAAGCGCTAAAAAACAGAGGCTGGACTTTTAATAAGTCCAGCCTCTTTGTTTTTTGGGAGCTGACGGAGAAACAGCTACCCGGGAGTTTATACGCTGCTTCCGCTTAGCGTACCCTTTCCCATAATTTCGTTTCGGGATTGTATTGTTTAAGTACTTTGGCCGGATTACCGCCCACTACGCTGTAAGCAGGTACGTCTTTGGTGACTACGCTTCCGGCAGCTACCACGGCATGTTCACCTATCCTGACACCAGCCGTAATAACGGCATTGGCGCCGATCCAGCTATCTTCACCTATATAGATCTCACTGGTAGAGCAGGGTTGTAATCCGATAGGCATACTGATATCCTGGTAGCCATGGTTCAGTCCCGACATGACCACATTCTGCGCGATAATGACATTGTCGGCGATGGTTACCGGTCCGATGATCACATTACCCATACCTACCTGCACACGATCACCAATGGTCACAGCGCCCATCCCGTTATTGACAGTGGCAAAGTCTTCAATAATGGATCCGGCTCCCAGGGAGAACGGATTAAAAGGAAAGACGTCCAACCGGGTATAACGGCGTACAATAGCGCCTTTCCCTCTTTTATGTATAAAAGGGTTCACTATCCAGCGGATCCACAACCGGGGTTTTGCCTGGTTTTTAGGCATAATCATACGGTGCGCAAACTGTTTGAGGTTAGGATTGCTTTTAATCCTTGTTTTCAGACTTGTAAGTGTGCTCATCTGGTCAAGCGGTATTTAATATTGCCTCATAAATAGCAGTTACGGAGTTTTCCCAGCTATGGGATCTGGCAAAGGCGATCCGTTGTTCCTGCAGCGTCATATTGTCTTCTGCCAGGGCCTTACTGATCAGCGTAACATACTCATTTGCATTCCGGGCAAGATAAGTGTGAGAATCGAAGAATTCCATCGTTCTGGTGGCTGTGGCCACAACCGGCTTTCCTAAAGCCAGGTATTCGTCTATTTTTAACGGATAATTGCCGACAGTCAGTACATTCACCTGCTGTGGATTGATACATATATCAAATGCCTTAATATAGGCCGGTAGTTCTTTCAGTTCTTTTCTGCCAAGGAAGTGTACGTTGGGGAGCTCGTGCAACACAGATTTCTGGAAAGTCTCGTCTTCCGGACCTACCAGTACAATCGACCAGTCCTTCTTTTCCCGTGCAATATGTTCAATAATACCCGGGTCTAACCTGTGGGCATTCAGGGCGCCTACATAGCCAATAACAGGGCCTTTAATGCCCTTCACATCTTCGGGAATGGCATATCCCTGCGTGACGTCAAACAGACTTAGGTCGCAGCCCTGTCCGACGTAATAACTGTTCGGATTATATTTTTTAAGAATATCTGCGAGGTAATTAGAGTTCGCTACCGCTACATCCGCCTTGGCAATATGCAAAGGTTCGATCTTTTCGCCGTGCTTCTTCCAGTAATCCACGCCCAGCAGGTAGTCCCTGCTGTAGTAGATGTAAGTAGCAGGTTTCAGCAGCTCTTTCATGTAAAAACCACGGAAAATATCGTTATCATTGAAGAGGATAACATCTTTGAACCCCAGTTCATCCATCGCTTCTTTAATGCTCGCTGCAAACTTCCTGTTGTTCCGTTTGTTTAACCAGGAGAAGACAGGCGAGGCAGGCGCCGGTAACCAGTTGATCGATTCAAGGACTGCAGAAGGATAATAGCTCCATAGATTTTCCCGTACAGGTACGATCGAAGGCTCTTTTTTCTGTATAGTCTTAAGGTGATAAGCGACGTTGGGATCATCCTTCTGTTGCAGGATGGTATTTCTGTCGAGTGGAGTGTTTACATATAACACGCGGTTATGGCGCGCAAATTGCAAAGCTATATTCTTACAATTACTTCCTATTGGGGTATACCACTGTTGTAATCCAATGATAACTATATCCCGATTCCTGATAAGTGACACTGCAGTTAAGAATTATGGTGATATAATTGCTTATCGAGGTCTACATGGGAGAATGGCTAAAAACAAGTCAAATATAGCTACTTTTTTTACATTATAGAAAAGCAGCAGTAAAAGATAAAGAGAACTTTAATGTTATGACTTCAAAACACATTCCCGAAACAATTGACATCAGGCAACTGACTCCCGAAGACTATCTCGACCTGAAAGAATCCATGGTATCGGCTTATGCAGATATGGAAGGCAGCTACTGGCGGGAGCCTACTATCCGCAGACTGGTAGAGCTGTTCCCGGAAGGACAGATTGCCGTTACCGTGAATGATAAAGTGGTTGGCTGTGCGCTTTCTATTATCGTTGATTATGGAAAATTTGGCGACGAACATACCTACGAACAGATCACTGGATATTACACGTTCAGTACACACGATCGTAAAGGTGACGTACTATATGGCATAGAAGTGTTTGTGCATCCTGATTATCGTGGCAGGAGACTGGCCCGCCGCTTATATGATGCCCGCAAGACCCTCTGTGAACGCCTTAATCTGCGTGGTATCGTGGCAGGTGGACGTATTCCTAACTACCTCAGGTATGCAGAAGAAATGTCGCCCAGGGACTATATCGAAAAGGTACGTGACAAAGAGATCTATGATCCTACACTCACCTTTCAGTTCTCCAACGATTTCCAGGTAAAAAAGATCCTTAAGAACTACCTGCCGCATGACGAGTCTTCCATGGGCTTTGCCACGCTGCTGCAATGGTATAATATCTATTACGAGAAGGATCAGGATACGATCAGATACAACAAATCTACCGTGCGTATCGGACTCGTGCAATGGCAGATGCGGGATTATGGCGGACTGGATGGCTTCCTGCAGCAGGTGGAATATTTTATCGACGCCGTCAGCGATTACGGATCTGATTTCGTCGTATTCCCCGAACTGTTCAATGCCCCTTTAATGGCGGAATTCAATCAGATGGATGGTGCAGCTGCAATCAGGGGAGTAGCCCAGTATACGGAGCAACTACGGGACCAGTTTATCAAACACGCAGTGTCCTACAACGTGAATATCATTTCCGGCAGTATGCCGATCATCATCGGAGATTCGCTGTATAATATCTGTTATCTCTGCCGCCGGGACGGTACACACGACTACTATATCAAAATGCATCCGACGCCAAGTGAAGTATATGCCTGGGGGATTAAAGGCGGAGATCAGCTGAAGATCTTTGATACAGATTGTGGCAAAATCGGTATTCAGATCTGTTATGATGTGGAATTTCCCGAGCCTTCACGTATACTGGCAGAGCAGGGAATGCAAATATTGTTTGTACCTTTCCTGACAGATACCCAACATGCCTTCAATCGGGTGCGCTTCTGCGCACAGGCCAGGGCGATTGAAAATGAGTGCTATGTAGCAATGGCCGGTTGTGTGGGCAATTTACCCAAGGTCAATAACATGGACCTGCAGTATGCACAGAGTGCCGTGCTGACGCCTTCTGACTTTGCCTTTCCGGTAACCGGCGTTAAAGCAGATGCTACTGCCAATACAGAAATGGTGGTCATCGCCGATGTTGACCTGGTACTGTTGAAAGAATTGAGTGCTTTTGGCAGCGTACAGACGAAGAAGGACATGAGAAGGGATCTTTATGAAGTTAAGTGGAAGAAACGTTAAACAGTATAAAAATTATGGCACACAAGATCAATTTAGCCTTGCAGATCCTTCCTTCTGTTCCTAGCGACCAGGTATACGCGGTAGTGGATGAAGCAATAGCAGTGATACAGGCATCCGGTCTGAAATACAGGGTTTGTCCTTTTGAAACAGTCATAGAAGGCACTTACGATGAATGTATGGAAGTGGTCAGAAAAGCGCAGGAAGTCTGCTTTAAAGCAGGCGCTTCTCAGCTGCTGGTATATGTGAAAATGCAGATCAAAAAAGATGCTGATGTCAGCATAGAAGATAAAACAGGTAAATACGACTGATTTTTATCTGAACTGGAAATAAGTTTCCAGTGACAACAATCCAATGATCATTCCGGCAGCAAAACGTATGCACTGCCCATAACTGATACGGATATAGGGAGCGAGCAGGATCATAAATAATGGCGCTGCCTGTGCCACATAACGCGAACTGAAAAGATGTGTTACTTTAAAGCTGGTAGCCAACATAAGCAGTGTGGCAAACAGGATGAACAGAAAAAATGGTTCCGTGCGGCGCTCCATTCCCCGCCAGAAAGCGCAGTATAGAAAATAGAGTGCAATGGTGGCCAGTAATGGCGATATCAGATAGGGATAGATCCGCATAAGGGCTGCCGGGAAGATCTTCTTCAGGGCTTCATTTAAAGGGGCATATTCATAATGCAGCCAGTAATAATTAGCCGGTAGTAACAAGACATAGAGTAGTATCAATACCAGTAAGGTGTACCGGTTATAGAGAAACCAGGCTGGTGCAATGATCAACGCGATCAGCGCCCCATAGGCAAATGCCAGTATTCCGTGCCAGGGCATTAATCCGCCTGCACTGATGATCGCCTGTTTCGGCGGCATCAATCCTCCCCAGATAATAAATACCGGCATACAACAGGCGAGTGCCACTCCCATATAAATACACACGATTACCCATTTCCGCGATTCTCCGGCCGTTTGCAATAAAAGCAATAAGGCAGCAGGTACAATGACCACAAAAGGTGAACGGCCCAGTATGGCCAGTCCCAGACTTAATCCTGCCAGTATACTTAATGACCATCCCCGCCACCAGCGTTTAGTGGTACGTTCCAGCGCAAGTTGCAGCAACCAGATGGAGAGTGTAGCAAATAACATAGGCGGTATTTCCGTCAGGGCCATGCCCGCTACCTGCCATACCATCGGGATGGTCATGATATGTAAGGCCGGCAGCCAGGTATTGCGTTTCAATCTGCGCTGCATTTTACGGATAATGGCTGCCAGCAGTAGCATGATCAGCAATAGCATGAAGGTATTCACCAGCCGTATGCCCGGTGGCTGCAAGTGGGTGATTGGTTTTAAAGCATAATGTACAAACTGGTATAAGGGACCAGGAGCCTGGTTATCGATATGCAGGAGGAAGGTTTTGCTCAAGCCATATTGCTCAAGGAGATAGACGTTGGGAATGAATAAGGGTTCATCAAAGAGTGGCGGCTGTTGATGCAACAGCGTGATGACAAACAATAGTATATATCCGGCTATGCCGCTGATGATCAATATACGTTCCTGTGATCTGGGGTGTCGCATGGTAAACAGATAAAGAAAAAGACCGTTCACAGTGACTGGCGTTATATCTGCCGGTATCTGCGAACGGTCTTTGTCTTATGATCTTCCGAATACCAGGTAGGCTATCACCAGTGTAAATATGATGTTAAAGGCCTGGGCAATGATAAAGGCCATTGCGGGACGACCATTCTCCATCTTAAAGATATCGGTGAATTTAGTCTCCAGTCCTATACAGGTAAACGCTATTGCGAACCAATATGTTTGCAATTCTTTTAAAGGACCTTTCGCAGCAGCTACAGATTCCGCCGGGAGAAGGAAGGAAAACAGGAGGGATGCGCCTATAAATCCGAGTACAAACTTCGGGAAACGCTCCCAGATGGTACGCAGGGTAGGCTTTTCATAACCAGCTTCTTTACGGCTGTACGACCAGTAAAGGGAAATAAAGAAAGCGGCGAGTCCGAGTAATACGTTCTGTGAGAACTTCACCAGCGTCGCATATTTCAGGGCTTCTTCTCCCAGCATCGTACCCGCGGCCACTACTGCGCCGGAAGTATCGATCGTGCCTCCGAGCCAGGCGCCTGCTACTGCCGGCGGCATATGTGCCCAGGTGGCGATATACGGCATGAACAGCATCATCGGGATAGCTACGATCAGTACCAGGGAAATGACGTGTGAGAGTTTCTTATTGTCTCCTTCAATCGCACCTGCGGTGGCGATGGCCGCTGATACTCCGCAGATAGATACTGCGCTGGATATCATCATTCTGAATTCATCATCCAGTTTAAGCTTCCGGCAGACCCAGAAACTGAAGTACCAGACGGTAAATACAACTGCTACGGACTGCAGGATACCTAGTCCGCCGGCTTTAATAATATCGTCAAACAAGACATTGGCGCCCAGCAACACCAGTCCGATTTTTATATATAATTCTGTCTGAATAGCGGGTTTCAGTATCGCAGGTACTCCCACCAGGTTGCTGATCAGCAATCCGAGGATAAGGCTGAATAATACCACTTCTATCCCGAAATCCTTCAGTGTTTTATAACTGGCGATAAACTGTGCCAGCAATGTCACAAAGATGATGAACAGGAGAGATAGGAAGAGTTTTGTTACCTCTACCTTGCCGGTGAAAGATTTGGCCAGCAGTAAACTGCCCAATACCCACAGGAATAAAATACCGGTTTGTTTCCAGATTTCAACACCCGCAAACTGTGCGGTAATAAATGAAGCGTCGTTCCATACCGCAATTTTCGGAAGGACGGGTTTGAGGCCGAATAGCACCAGGCCAATAGTCAGAAATGCAATAATTACAGCAATCCAATCTTCGTGCAGCGTTTTCTTAGGCATGACAAAAAAGTTAAGTTTTTCCCCTCGGTGGAAGCAGATTTGTTGGTGGTGCCGGCCAAGATAATAAAAAGAATTTAAGCAACGGGAAAGAATATATAAGCGAGAATAATAGCTGCCACAATACCTACCACGTCGGCAATAAGTCCGCAGGTCAGCGCATATTTCGTCTTCTTGATATTTACAGAGCCAAAGTAAACCGCCAGTACATAGAAAGTCGTTTCTGTAGAACCCTGGATAATACTGGCCAGTCTGCCTACGAATGAATCCGGACCATGGGTTTTCAGAATATCTACCATGAGTGCACGGGCTGCGCCGCCGCTCAGTGGTTTCATCAGCCCTACCGGCAATGCGTCTACAAAGGCCGTATTGACTCCAAGACCGGCAAATAATGCCTTCAGTCCGTCCAGTACATAATCCATACAACCGGTGTTTCTGAAGGCGCTGATGGCTACCAGCATAGTCACCAGGTAAGGGATGATAGTAATGGATACCTGGAACCCTTCTTTCGCGCCTTCTATAAATACGTCATAAACATTAATCTTTTTCACGGCTGCCAGTCCGAGGAAGGCTACCACAACGGCGAATATCACAAATCCGCCTACGAATGCTGTATAAGCAGCAATTTTATCAGGAGGTAATACCTGTACGGCATAATACAGGCCCGCCAGCAAGACACCAAATACAGCAAAGGTGAGCAGGATGGGCGCTTTCAGCAGATTAATCCGCTGGTACAGGGCTACTGCCAGCATACCCGAGATAAAAGAGATCAGGGTACCGATCAGGGTCGGGATGAAGATATCTGCGGCATTCGAACTACCGGCGGCAATACGTAAAGCGATCACGGAGGTCGGGATCAGGGTGATACCGGCCGTATTCAGTACGAGGAACATGATCTGGGCATTGGTGGCCACTTCCGGTTCAGGGTTCAGTTCCTGTAATTGTTTCATGGCTTTTAAGCCTACGGGGGTGGCTGCATTGTCCAAGCCCAGTGCATTGGCACTGAAATTCATAAGCACGGATCCCATTGCCGGGTGCTTTTTCGGTATACCCGGGAATAGTTTCGAAAAGAAAGGGTCTACCCAGCGGGCCAGGATAGCGATCATTCCACCTTGTTCTCCTACTTTCATGATTCCAAGCCAGAAGGTCATAATACCTGCCAGCCCCAGGGAGATTTCCGCCCCTGTTTTGGCACTTTCAAACATGCCATTCATCACGGTGGAGAATACGGCTGTGTCCTGGAGGAATATGAGGCGGCAAACAGCCACAACAAAAGAAATCAGGAAGAAGCCAAGCCAAACATAGTTTAATGCCATATATGTGAAATGATTGAACATCAAATCTAATGGCAAAAATTTAATATTAAAAGGAGAAATCTGTGTTATGTCGTCAGACTCACTCTGAGAGACAGTGGGTTGATAGCTAAAAAAGCATTATCTTCGCGCAAATTTTTTCTAAAATGGCGTTACAAGTAGGAATTGTTGGATTACCAAATGTGGGAAAGTCGACATTATTTAATGCGGTGAGCAACAGCGCAAAAGCGCAGGCGAGCAATTATCGTTTTTGCACAATTGAACCTAACGTAGGACTTGTAGACGTACCGGACGAGCGTCTGGCAAAGCTGGAAGAACTTGTAAAACCGGAACGCGTAGTTCCTACTACTATTGAATTCGTAGATATCGCAGGCCTTGTAAAAGGTGCGAGCAAGGGCGAAGGTCTTGGTAACAAGTTCCTCGCTAATATCCGTGAGGTAGACGCCATCGTGCATGTGATCCGTTGTTTCGAGGATGAAAACATCCTGAGAGAAGAAGGTGCCATCAATCCTGTCGGCGATAAAGAGATCATCGATACTGAATTGCAGCTGAAAGACCTGGAGAGCGTTGAAAAGAAAATCGCGCGTACCGAGAAAATGGCTAAAACAGGTGGTGATCCGAAAGCAAAAGTAGAATTCGAAATCCTGAAGAGATGTCAGGCGCATCTGGAACAGGGTAAAAATGTTCGCGAACTGGGTCTGAGCAAAGAAGAGCGCGTAGCCATCGCGGATCTGTTCCTGCTGACAGAAAAACCAGTACTGTATGTGGCCAATGTGGATGAAGCATCTATGCTGACCGGTAACAAATTCTCTGTACAGCTGCAGGAATCTGTAAAAGCAGAAAACGCAACGGTTGTAGTGATGAACAACAGTATCGAAGCCCAGATCTCCGAAATGGAAGACGCAGCTGATAAAGAACTGTTCCTCTCCGAATATAATCTGACAGAACCAGGTCTTAACCGCCTGATCCGTTCTGCTTATAGCCTGCTGAACCTGATCACTTATTTCACCGCTGGTGTACAGGAAGTGAGAGCATGGACCATCCACACAGGTTGGAAAGCGCCACAGGCTGCAAGTGTGATCCACACTGATTTCGAAAAAGGTTTTATCAAAGCTGAGGTGATCGCTTATTCGGACTATGTAAAATATGGTTCAGAATCAGCCTGCCGCGATAACGGCCGTTTACGTATAGAAGGTAAAGAATACGTTGTGAGCGATGGTGATGTAATGCACTTCCGTTTCAACGTTTAAAAGATACTTCTGGGTTTTCCCACGAAGGGTACAACAAATCACAGACGTCCCGGGCCTCCCTGGGACGTCGCCTATTTCAGGACATTACTGCTATCGCTTTTCTCCACTCTTCCTCCAGGAGTTTCTTCAACATCCCCATTCTGCCTTGCAACGCATACAGCAAGGTCACCGGATAAAACTGATCATGCGTGAAATGAAAATTCATGTAATAGAACCAGAATCCAAGTCCCAACCAGGGAATAGCCGCCAGTTCCTCTTCATTCAACGGTCTCTCCGAACGGTACGCATTCAGGAACGTCGTAAATGCCGC contains the following coding sequences:
- a CDS encoding acyltransferase, giving the protein MSTLTSLKTRIKSNPNLKQFAHRMIMPKNQAKPRLWIRWIVNPFIHKRGKGAIVRRYTRLDVFPFNPFSLGAGSIIEDFATVNNGMGAVTIGDRVQVGMGNVIIGPVTIADNVIIAQNVVMSGLNHGYQDISMPIGLQPCSTSEIYIGEDSWIGANAVITAGVRIGEHAVVAAGSVVTKDVPAYSVVGGNPAKVLKQYNPETKLWERVR
- a CDS encoding glycosyltransferase, with product MQFARHNRVLYVNTPLDRNTILQQKDDPNVAYHLKTIQKKEPSIVPVRENLWSYYPSAVLESINWLPAPASPVFSWLNKRNNRKFAASIKEAMDELGFKDVILFNDNDIFRGFYMKELLKPATYIYYSRDYLLGVDYWKKHGEKIEPLHIAKADVAVANSNYLADILKKYNPNSYYVGQGCDLSLFDVTQGYAIPEDVKGIKGPVIGYVGALNAHRLDPGIIEHIAREKKDWSIVLVGPEDETFQKSVLHELPNVHFLGRKELKELPAYIKAFDICINPQQVNVLTVGNYPLKIDEYLALGKPVVATATRTMEFFDSHTYLARNANEYVTLISKALAEDNMTLQEQRIAFARSHSWENSVTAIYEAILNTA
- a CDS encoding bifunctional GNAT family N-acetyltransferase/carbon-nitrogen hydrolase family protein: MTSKHIPETIDIRQLTPEDYLDLKESMVSAYADMEGSYWREPTIRRLVELFPEGQIAVTVNDKVVGCALSIIVDYGKFGDEHTYEQITGYYTFSTHDRKGDVLYGIEVFVHPDYRGRRLARRLYDARKTLCERLNLRGIVAGGRIPNYLRYAEEMSPRDYIEKVRDKEIYDPTLTFQFSNDFQVKKILKNYLPHDESSMGFATLLQWYNIYYEKDQDTIRYNKSTVRIGLVQWQMRDYGGLDGFLQQVEYFIDAVSDYGSDFVVFPELFNAPLMAEFNQMDGAAAIRGVAQYTEQLRDQFIKHAVSYNVNIISGSMPIIIGDSLYNICYLCRRDGTHDYYIKMHPTPSEVYAWGIKGGDQLKIFDTDCGKIGIQICYDVEFPEPSRILAEQGMQILFVPFLTDTQHAFNRVRFCAQARAIENECYVAMAGCVGNLPKVNNMDLQYAQSAVLTPSDFAFPVTGVKADATANTEMVVIADVDLVLLKELSAFGSVQTKKDMRRDLYEVKWKKR
- a CDS encoding MTH1187 family thiamine-binding protein, producing MAHKINLALQILPSVPSDQVYAVVDEAIAVIQASGLKYRVCPFETVIEGTYDECMEVVRKAQEVCFKAGASQLLVYVKMQIKKDADVSIEDKTGKYD
- a CDS encoding glycosyltransferase family 39 protein, whose amino-acid sequence is MRHPRSQERILIISGIAGYILLFVITLLHQQPPLFDEPLFIPNVYLLEQYGLSKTFLLHIDNQAPGPLYQFVHYALKPITHLQPPGIRLVNTFMLLLIMLLLAAIIRKMQRRLKRNTWLPALHIMTIPMVWQVAGMALTEIPPMLFATLSIWLLQLALERTTKRWWRGWSLSILAGLSLGLAILGRSPFVVIVPAALLLLLQTAGESRKWVIVCIYMGVALACCMPVFIIWGGLMPPKQAIISAGGLMPWHGILAFAYGALIALIIAPAWFLYNRYTLLVLILLYVLLLPANYYWLHYEYAPLNEALKKIFPAALMRIYPYLISPLLATIALYFLYCAFWRGMERRTEPFFLFILFATLLMLATSFKVTHLFSSRYVAQAAPLFMILLAPYIRISYGQCIRFAAGMIIGLLSLETYFQFR
- a CDS encoding YeiH family protein, whose product is MPKKTLHEDWIAVIIAFLTIGLVLFGLKPVLPKIAVWNDASFITAQFAGVEIWKQTGILFLWVLGSLLLAKSFTGKVEVTKLFLSLLFIIFVTLLAQFIASYKTLKDFGIEVVLFSLILGLLISNLVGVPAILKPAIQTELYIKIGLVLLGANVLFDDIIKAGGLGILQSVAVVFTVWYFSFWVCRKLKLDDEFRMMISSAVSICGVSAAIATAGAIEGDNKKLSHVISLVLIVAIPMMLFMPYIATWAHMPPAVAGAWLGGTIDTSGAVVAAGTMLGEEALKYATLVKFSQNVLLGLAAFFISLYWSYSRKEAGYEKPTLRTIWERFPKFVLGFIGASLLFSFLLPAESVAAAKGPLKELQTYWFAIAFTCIGLETKFTDIFKMENGRPAMAFIIAQAFNIIFTLVIAYLVFGRS
- a CDS encoding nucleoside recognition domain-containing protein, coding for MALNYVWLGFFLISFVVAVCRLIFLQDTAVFSTVMNGMFESAKTGAEISLGLAGIMTFWLGIMKVGEQGGMIAILARWVDPFFSKLFPGIPKKHPAMGSVLMNFSANALGLDNAATPVGLKAMKQLQELNPEPEVATNAQIMFLVLNTAGITLIPTSVIALRIAAGSSNAADIFIPTLIGTLISFISGMLAVALYQRINLLKAPILLTFAVFGVLLAGLYYAVQVLPPDKIAAYTAFVGGFVIFAVVVAFLGLAAVKKINVYDVFIEGAKEGFQVSITIIPYLVTMLVAISAFRNTGCMDYVLDGLKALFAGLGVNTAFVDALPVGLMKPLSGGAARALMVDILKTHGPDSFVGRLASIIQGSTETTFYVLAVYFGSVNIKKTKYALTCGLIADVVGIVAAIILAYIFFPVA
- the ychF gene encoding redox-regulated ATPase YchF yields the protein MALQVGIVGLPNVGKSTLFNAVSNSAKAQASNYRFCTIEPNVGLVDVPDERLAKLEELVKPERVVPTTIEFVDIAGLVKGASKGEGLGNKFLANIREVDAIVHVIRCFEDENILREEGAINPVGDKEIIDTELQLKDLESVEKKIARTEKMAKTGGDPKAKVEFEILKRCQAHLEQGKNVRELGLSKEERVAIADLFLLTEKPVLYVANVDEASMLTGNKFSVQLQESVKAENATVVVMNNSIEAQISEMEDAADKELFLSEYNLTEPGLNRLIRSAYSLLNLITYFTAGVQEVRAWTIHTGWKAPQAASVIHTDFEKGFIKAEVIAYSDYVKYGSESACRDNGRLRIEGKEYVVSDGDVMHFRFNV